One Pyrofollis japonicus DNA window includes the following coding sequences:
- a CDS encoding GltB/FmdC/FwdC-like GXGXG domain-containing protein codes for MCGIAGLINLDEEQGIDNILTALQAMGERGTEHGAGFAAYDPEPSGLVRLRIFIDESRGEKELTEAEKRLGALVRGSPRRIAYLGRGFSVYEAHLYDYPSSSLLGGLRVLQASRFLGVWKSIGWPHEVVGVYGAWHEKSIAWIGHTRYPTNSPGFSPWLAHPFTYLETAIVHNGDLSSYGANKRLVELLASIRSFTGNDSEVIAYLAELLFREGYEAEDVIDAMIYGKYVRWARLDGPYAVILLRGTARGPLFAAFVDRHHLRPLYVAVENEAVYVASEAAAIKAMEPSARPRLLRGGGRIIVYPDGELVAKGLAPYKILELPNPPRGAIDASKLGRIELNQLLAKNLAEKGYAAAYNLLGHRYVANGLGPGVLELWGVVGNASLNLVEGLEVHIYGQAQEDLADCAENSKIIVYGDVGDSAAQAMRSGELHVTGNAGNRLAVQLKGGIVVVRGDVGDYLAEFMAGGRVVVLGKPGKYIATGMVGGKIYIRGHVPLGYIGKALQPRQVERYIKSLAARGEISQETMIRALQARSIYELKSILGERFRRLAKLWGVLHIGYPHAEYRYLTSEEEEELKTILEQHVEATKIPMDVEEALTHRYTIITSAKIRD; via the coding sequence ATGTGTGGCATCGCTGGCCTCATAAACCTTGACGAGGAGCAAGGCATAGATAATATCCTTACCGCTTTGCAGGCAATGGGGGAACGCGGCACCGAGCACGGGGCAGGATTCGCAGCCTATGATCCAGAGCCCAGCGGCCTTGTACGGCTGAGGATATTCATAGACGAGAGTAGAGGAGAGAAGGAGCTCACGGAGGCAGAGAAGAGACTAGGTGCGCTCGTCAGGGGGTCGCCGAGGAGGATTGCCTATCTAGGTCGCGGCTTCTCGGTTTACGAGGCACACTTATACGACTATCCGTCAAGCTCGCTCTTGGGTGGTCTTCGCGTCCTCCAGGCATCAAGGTTTCTCGGGGTCTGGAAGAGTATTGGGTGGCCGCACGAAGTAGTAGGAGTCTATGGAGCCTGGCACGAGAAGAGCATAGCTTGGATAGGGCATACGCGTTACCCAACTAATAGTCCGGGGTTCAGCCCCTGGCTAGCCCATCCCTTTACATACTTGGAGACGGCGATAGTTCATAACGGAGACCTCAGCAGCTATGGGGCTAATAAGAGGCTGGTAGAACTACTAGCTTCTATAAGGAGCTTTACAGGGAATGATAGTGAGGTTATAGCTTACCTAGCCGAGCTATTGTTTAGGGAAGGTTATGAAGCCGAAGACGTGATAGATGCAATGATCTATGGCAAATATGTTAGGTGGGCTAGGCTCGATGGCCCATACGCGGTTATACTCCTCCGTGGTACTGCGAGAGGACCATTATTTGCGGCTTTTGTTGATCGGCACCACTTGCGCCCTCTTTATGTCGCTGTTGAGAACGAGGCCGTGTACGTTGCGAGCGAGGCAGCGGCGATAAAGGCTATGGAGCCTAGTGCTAGGCCTCGACTCCTCCGCGGTGGCGGGAGAATAATAGTGTATCCTGACGGAGAATTAGTAGCTAAGGGCCTGGCTCCCTATAAGATACTAGAGCTTCCGAATCCCCCTAGGGGCGCGATAGACGCCTCGAAGCTGGGACGGATAGAGCTAAACCAACTCCTTGCTAAGAATCTCGCTGAGAAAGGTTACGCCGCGGCCTATAATCTGCTAGGCCACCGCTATGTCGCCAACGGCCTTGGCCCCGGCGTGCTCGAGCTATGGGGCGTAGTGGGCAATGCTAGCCTGAATCTCGTAGAGGGGCTCGAGGTCCACATCTATGGCCAGGCCCAGGAGGACCTGGCTGATTGTGCTGAGAATTCGAAGATAATAGTGTATGGCGATGTAGGAGACTCGGCTGCCCAGGCTATGAGGAGTGGCGAGCTGCACGTGACTGGTAATGCTGGTAACAGGCTAGCAGTACAGCTCAAGGGAGGAATAGTCGTAGTACGGGGTGACGTTGGAGACTACTTGGCGGAGTTCATGGCTGGTGGAAGGGTCGTGGTGCTCGGTAAACCCGGCAAATATATCGCCACCGGAATGGTTGGAGGCAAGATCTACATACGGGGCCATGTACCGCTAGGCTACATAGGTAAAGCGCTTCAACCCCGACAAGTAGAACGCTACATTAAGTCCCTCGCAGCACGGGGCGAAATAAGCCAAGAAACAATGATAAGAGCGCTCCAAGCCAGAAGCATATATGAGCTAAAAAGTATCCTTGGCGAGAGATTCAGGAGACTCGCCAAGCTCTGGGGAGTACTCCATATCGGCTACCCACATGCAGAGTATCGCTACTTGACAAGCGAAGAAGAGGAGGAACTCAAAACAATTCTAGAACAACACGTAGAGGCCACCAAGATCCCGATGGACGTTGAGGAGGCTCTAACGCACCGCTACACAATCATAACCTCGGCAAAGATAAGGGATTAA